From the genome of Acropora palmata chromosome 8, jaAcrPala1.3, whole genome shotgun sequence:
AATCGTGTGAAACAATAAGTGATATACTTAAGGAAGAACATCGAGAAAGCACTTTAGATTTGGCACCGAATTTAAGCATGCATGCAGATCCTGCATGCATTTTTAGGATCGCTATCAAAAGTACTAGTAGCCTCACAGTGCTTGCCGCGAACATTTCTGGCTCTTTTGTTGGGCAGTTGTTTCATGCTCAAAATGCTTTTAGTTGATCTGTTCATACTTCAGAACTTCTGTTTCTCATAAATCACAATTCCACTTTTGAAAGACCCAGATAAACTTGTACGTGATCTATGTTCGCAGCAGGGGTCAGCGTTTTCATGAAAATTTCTTCACCGCTCTTCTTTCACCGTTTTGAGGCCCCTGACTTTGTGGCCGTGGTTATGACCATAAATTgggttttaatttttgatctttTTGATCTGtgaaattggccaaaaaaacTGTTTAGTCTGAAAACTGTTAAGATTGAGAAGTGAACCGCTGagaactaaaagaaacatTCAGAGCAATTCCCCCTACCTGGTGTGAATGCAGCAAACATCTTTTAAAACGCCTGGTTCCCGCCCTGAGCATGAAAAGAACCCTGCCCTGATCCACTCCTTGACTATTAAAGAACATGGATCCACTGCCCAACGAACTccttcttcaattttttttcatttataacTTTTCGCAGAGGATTAATTTGCGGGTCGTGTCATGGAGGTGGAGCCGTCTTATTTTTGATAGTTCGTTACTTCGCACAATCAACATCAGAACAGCCATTTGTGAAGATGACAAGCTACAAGCTTTATTCACAGCATCAAGGAGAGTGACCGAAGTTAACTCGTTTGCTTGCCACTTCCTTAATGGATCATGCATCTTAAATGCTGGACTGACCAGGTtaagaataatgaatttaaCAGAAACTGCTGTAACAGACTTGACTTTGGCAAACATTCTTCAGGAAACCAAAAAGTTAACAGAGCTCTATCTGGCAGGAACCCGCATAAGTGATAAATCCCTTTCTCACATCATTGCTTTACCTAAACTCATACACATCTCTGTACCTCCTGAAAATGGCCAAGGGTTTAGTAGAAGTTTGGCATTACCAATCATGGGAAATTGTGCCACATTAAGAACACTGGATTGCCAAGAGAGATATTCTTGTTAAAAAGAGGAATTACATTGAATTGTCTAGAGCAACCCACTACTGACTGGCTTATTCATCCCATACAACTTAGTTGATGACCCTACCCTAATGCTTATCTTCGAATCCCTCACAAAACTAGCCTACATTTGTGTTTGTGAATCGGAGGTGACACAGAATTGTGTGAGAATGTTAAAGTCCAGGCAACCCAGTTTAGAGATTTGTTATAATGTTATAACACCCCATGAAAACtggataaaaagaaaattaaaaacaatatcgCATTACTAAtttaaaatggaatttttcaTGCCATGTTTCTAAACATTGTTTGTATgtattttgtgtttgttttggcCACATGCGGAGTAAAGCAGCATGCAACCCTTTATATGTTATTGTCGCATTTCCGAGGTTACAGCTACGATTTCTTGGTATGATATCACTTGACTTTcccaaaattaaggaatagTTATCATTGGCAAGGTCAACGCATCTTTTGTCAGACAGTTTTATTTCAGACACATGATTACTACATTTTAGCGGTTATGCTATTTTCGTAATATGTAGCCTTTGATCACAAGCTGAAGGGAACATGGCAGCTACCTTTCTGAAAgctgtattattttttaagcTTATCGCAATATTGTCTCTATCTTATGGTGATAAACTGCCGAAGTATGTTCTCATTTAATAGAGTTGaatttaatttgtgtttacaTGTTGCGATACTCCCTGAGATCATTTGATATTTAAGGTGTGAAAAAGCAACGTGCTGAGTTCTATTTCAAAACACTGTCAACCAGGTTGGGCCAAAGGGGACTTAATAGTTAATGTCTTCAAAAGATACAAATGGAAATGCCGTCCATTGACATCACATTTGAAAGCAAAGTGAGACAAGCATTTATTGTGTTAGAACACATCGATTCTATGCTAATAGACATACGTAAAAAGATGTTGACGAGCTTGTTCCACAAGAATTGCACTTCATTTCCATATGGGGACCACCAATAAGCGAAGTGCAGGAGGCCAAGATGAGCGTAAGAGATGCCTTTCATGATGGAAAAACGCTAATTACTTGCAGTTAAGACGGAAACCAGAATCGAAAGAGAAAGGTCGGCGAACTTGTGAAAGGAAATGAGGCAAACAAATTCGGGGCAACATCTACAGAAACAAGTCAAGACACGAAGCATTTACATGAAAGCAGACTTACACCAGGTCCTAAAAAACCGGCCCAAAAAACGTcaaacaaatattttactaATAGCTCACTTTGAAAACGAGTGATAGTGTGGGATCAAAAGTATCCATGCAAGCGCTTACGGGATTGTTTGGGGGGACGCGAgtcaaaacaaacatggagGAATGTAGTGCAGATTGCGGCAGTGACAGCAAGGTTTTAGCAGAGCAAGATCGCAATAAAGTCGAagtaattgaaagaaaaaaatctgaaaatgtgaagCTAAGGCAAGAAGATGTACCTGGAGCAATTTTACCTTGGCAAATACCAGAAGAGTGCACCGTGAAACAGCTGCAGAGATGGCTTCTTTGCTGTGGAGTTAAAACGACCGGAGAGAAAATGCAGCTCGTACAAAGGTAAGCTAACCTTTAAGTGTAATTCGAATACACTTAGGTGTTCATTATTGCTTTAATCCATAATATAGTTTTCTGAAAAGATCGTCAATAAATACTTCTGTGGTTGTTTTGTAATTGTGCCTTTTAGGGTGAAGGACTATATTGCAGGTGGCCTGAACTGCAAGATAAGGGATCCTGATGGCGGAATCCATGTTGCAAAAGTTAAAGCAGGCCCGGGACTTATGAAAGAGATTGACAATAATAAACTCAACGTGAACTTCCCAGTGGATGGCTTTACTTCAGATTTAAGTATTTTACCTGCCATATCATTAGGTACAATATGGAGATATATGATTGAAGAGAATGATGCAAAGAGGCACTTATCCACAGCAAAACCACTCGTTAAAGGATACAACTTTTATAAATCTGGCCATGGCCATGGCCTTAAAAGCCAGGTTATTCAATCAATGAAAAAGATTGTTCTGTATAATTGTTACATTGTTTTCAACAATTGTGGAAGTGTTGTGACAGCATATGATGGCTGCCCTGCTGGAGTTGATGGTAGGTGTAACCATGTCACATCAACATTATTTGCCCTGGAGGAGTTCTTGAAACAAACTAAAGGACCTAAAGGACTTGTGAATCCTTCCTTAACACCTGCACGTTCTTACACTTCAAAGCCATGTGTATGGAATGTcccaagaaaaaggaaagttgACAACCTGCCACTTGTTCAAGTCAAGTTTAAAAAGCCCCAGGATGGGAAACCTGTCAAAAGTGAGGATAAATCATCATCAACAAGTGATGCTAGAATACAACACTAACACCATGCACATTCAAATACTACCTTATGCAATTTATTGCACAGTGTCAGGGAAATTGAGAAAAAGACAGGCAAGAAGATGGCACTGAGCTTAATTCTGCCCCAGAAAACTTTGTTATCACCAGTGAAGTGCCATCCAGTGAGTTTGGCAGAAATAAAGGAAAGATGCCGGAAAATTAAGGAAAGGCCTTATGTTGATGACAGGGATGTTGATcgaattgaaaaagaaactctTGGTCAatcagccaatgaaaaatggaaCCAGCATTGgaaaataagaataactgcATCAAAGTGCAATCGGATCGCAACTCTGCAAGAAACTACATCTCCAACAAAGGCTATTGCAGAAGTCTTACATTATAAGCAGGTACCTCAAACAAGGGCAATGAAAGAGGGTTTGTTGAGAGAAGATGCTATTCTTTCAGAATATatgaaatcaaagaaactGGACAATCAAAATGTTATAGTGAAACCATGTGGACTCTTTGTCAGCAAATCCCATCATTTCCTTGCTGCATCTCCTGATGGCTTAGTGTACCATGCCAATTCTACTGAACCAAGTTAAGAGGGACTTGTTGAAGTGAAACTTGTGTACCTAAATGAAAATGAGACTTTAACCCAGGGACTCATCAGAAAGAGAATTTTCCTACCAGGTACAACAGATGGAGACTTGGTCATGCACCAAAAACACAAATATTGCTATCAAGTGCAGCAACAAATGTTCGTTACAGAGAAAACTTGGGGCGATTTGGTAATTAAGAGGGTCAAAGAGCTGCCAGACAGATCAATTGTAGACACTGAAGgtgtttttatttcaacaaGTCATTTTAATTCTGAATTCTGGAGCTCAGTACTTCCCAAACTAGAGGCATTTTACAATGAGCACATTCTTGTAGAACTTGCCTATCCACGAGTTCAATATGGCCTTCCAAGATTAAATATGAGAGATGTTTATGCCACTTTCAAAattaccataatactctttgtctttattttctcgTGGGACCATGGCAAgtccaagagaaactggaaacaatacttatgcaaaattttttggagggcaaacaaagagtattatagTATTgttgaaagtggtctatttagttgatattttttgttcaatCAATGAGAGGTGGCAAAAAGTTTGTAAGAGCTCCTATGACAATAAACATGTAACTAGCAATAGGAGCTAGAGTTATAGGAAGTCGTTTGTCAAATATAtgccagtttttcattctttcaataCATCCCTCGACGTGTATTCTTAGACTGGCgattttcttgttgtgttcCATTTCTTCTATGCTGAACTGAGTTTTTCCTTCGAGAAATGAGGGTATGTTTACAGTCACCCCTTTTGCAGCAAAGTCATCTTGTATGGCAAAGCCTTTCTCTGCCATCACATCATCGCCAAGGTCCAAGCAGTCAATTACATTGGACATTTTGGTTAGCTCCTTGTCACTTATGCTTTCAGTGTACAGCTCACTTAAGAATCCTAGGGCACCAGTGGGTGAAAGACCAACCAGACCTTTCATAGTAGTTGTGCCTTTATATGAAGAATAACACACTGACTGCATGTCAAGTGATGAAGGGCTCTCTACTCGAATTTCGACAGCATCAATAATAAGAACTGTTCTTGGGTAAAGTTCCCTAAAAATGTTAGGCAAGCACTGATGTAGGATCTCTTTCCATGGTAGGCAAATTAAGGGCTCCAGTTCAATCCTCATAAAGCGAATCCAAGTATTAAATACAACAGAAACAGTAGTTTCGGAAACATTGAATCCATCTGCTAGATCCTTTTGAAACAAGTGAAGCCTAAGTCTCATCAAAGTCAAAACAAATTCTTCAAATAGAGTCATTGCTCTTGGCCTTCCTAGTTTTTGCACTGAGACAGTGTTGTAGAGTCTAAATGcaatgcttttttcttcttagcCTTTTGTTATTTAGCTTTTTGTCCAATCTCACGTTTTTGTTTACAGGTAGTCTTTTAGTGTTAACTTTCGCCTGCTCATTAGTGTCCTTTGTATACGATTTGTTCTTTCTGGTACGTTTAGCCTGCTTCAGTTTTCGTTTTCGCATAATTTATCGGTGTATATAATCTTAAGTTCCATGTCATTTAGCTCTCTCGCTATTTCTCGTAAAAGCAGTCGCGCTACGCGCAGTATTAGTGCAATTATCTTTACTTTGCCCGGTTTTGTGGTTCGCTACTTTAGCAGTAACAGTCGTAACAATGTAAGTATTTATTCTTTCGTCCTCTGTCACATTTTATAACCTTCGTTTTGCGTTTAGTTTataacttttattttacttacttgtttcagttttcaacCCGCGTCTATTTATTAAATTTGAGTGGTGATCAGTTAAGCGGTGTTGACTAGTTAGGCCCCTGAGCCTTGGGCTGTTCAGCCTTCTGGCAGTTACATATcgttgaaaaattattcaGGATATGCTGTCTCATCATGAGCGCTCCATTTACGTATTTCTCTGACCCTGTGGATCGTCGAGTCGGCGCTCGTCTTAGACAACCGAACACTAAGTTGGATTTAGAAGGAGTTATCCTGGAGAGACTTCGCTtaaagaagaaatcaagagcAGGTTATGCTTCCGTTGTTACCACAAAGTCAAATGAGATTGTCGGCCTGCTTGCGGATCACCGAAATCTTCAAGAAGTAAAAGAAAAGCTTGTGCATGTGGACGCCGCGTTTCTGAAATTGAAGGAGGCTCATTATGATTATGCCAACGAGATTCATGATGCTGATGGTGTTGTTCAATGTCAGCTTTACCTTGATAAGGAGGAGAAGAAATTTAGCACCTTTCGCCAAAAGATCGCCGACTGGATAACAGTGGCTGAAGATAAGCTGCTAGCAGTGTCTCTTCAAGTAGATTCAAACGTAAAACCAAACGATTCAATTAGTTGTGCCGGCACGCCTACACCATCTAGAAGATCCAAGCATTCCAGCTCAGTGAGTTCGCGTGGAAGTCACACTTCTTCTGTCGCTTTAGCAAGAGCTAAGGAAGCAGCAAGAGCTGCCGAGTTGAAAGCCGAAATAGCCATGCTTGAGAAACGTCAGGCCCTAGAGGAGAAGAAGTTTCGTTTACAACAAGAGGAGTCACGCCTCAATTTAGAAGCCGAAATCGCCAAGACATCAGCTAAGGAGAAAGCCTTTGCGGCTCTGACCACGCCGTCCTTATCGCAGTTAAAGCCCATTACATTGGAATCAAGGTTTGATGATAAAGATTTCAGTTATGCCCCTCCCGTAGAAAAGCCGGCCGTTGAGAAGCTTCATTATGCAGATCATGATTTTCAGAGCACTTCCGCCTTTTGTGGCACGCCTGTACATTTGGAGGAGCCTACTGCTGATCAGGATTCTCAGAGAGAAACGATCGCCCTGCAGCGTCGGCAGACTGACCTCCAGCACCAACAGAACAGAATAGTCGAGATGCTGGCCCAAAATCAAAACCGAAGCAAACTGCCGCAGCCCCGCGTGCCTGTTTTTGACGGCAACCCAATGGAGTATCGTACGTTCATTAGCACTTTTGAAAGCCTAGTTGAGGCCAGAACTTTCAGCAGTACCGACAGGCTGTACTACTTGGAACAATTTACAGCAGGAGACGTTAAAGAACTTGTCAGATCCTGCCACCATTTGCCACCGGATGAGGGTTATGATCAGGCCCGCTGGCTCCTGAAGAAGAAGTTTGGCGATGAATATCGCGTAGCGTCTGCCTACGAAACTAAAGCGTTAGATTGGCCAAACATAAAGCCAGAAGATGGTGCGGCCTTGAACCGATTCTCGATTTTTCTAACGAGTTGCAGAAACGCCCTGGCAAGCAGCCGGTACATCTCTAATTTCGATCAACCTGGAAATATCCAAAAGTTAGTTTTCGAACTACCGTACAGTTTGAGAGAGAGATGGCGTCGAACCGCAGATGATGTCATGGAGTTTCAAGCCAGACCTGTGGAATTCAGTGATTTCGTCGCGTTCGTGAATCGCGAGGTTAGAATCATAACCAACCCAGTTTTCGGTAAAATCTCAGACAGCTCAAAACCAATGCCCGGACCAAGAGCATCTGCAGCTGGTGGTAAAACCTCTAAGTTAagaaatgtcagctttttcGCGCAACTAGATGATACTAAGCCTCCCGCTACCGAAGTAAGTCCGCG
Proteins encoded in this window:
- the LOC141889862 gene encoding uncharacterized protein LOC141889862, encoding MTLFEEFVLTLMRLRLHLFQKDLADGFNVSETTVSVVFNTWIRFMRIELEPLICLPWKEILHQCLPNIFRELYPRTVLIIDAVEIRVESPSSLDMQSVCYSSYKGTTTMKGLVGLSPTGALGFLSELYTESISDKELTKMSNVIDCLDLGDDVMAEKGFAIQDDFAAKGVTVNIPSFLEGKTQFSIEEMEHNKKIASLRIHVEGCIERMKNWHIFDKRLPITLAPIASYMFIVIGALTNFLPPLID